The genomic DNA GCTGAGCGTCTCGCCATTGATGCTGACCGCATCGCCGCGTTCAAAGCCGACTTCGATGAATTCGGGTGTATCTGGTGCATCTTCTGGCGCGACGGTACGCTGATACACGTAATCGGGTGCGGCCTCTGCCGGATCTTCCAGCACTTTGCCCTCTGACGAGGTGTGCAACAGGTTGGCATCGACGCTGAATGGTGCTTCGCCGCGTTTGTCCTTGGCGATCGGGATCTGGTTTTTCTCGGCAAAATCCAGCAGGCGTGTGCGAGAGGTCAGGTCCCATTCCCGCCATGGTGCGATCACCTTGATATCGGGGTTCAGGGCATAGGCGGCCAATTCGAACCGAACCTGATCGTTGCCCTTGCCGGTGGCGCCGTGGGCGACCGCATCGGCACCGGTCATTGCGGCGATCTCAACCAACCGTTTGGAAATCAGCGGTCGGGCGATGGAGGTGCCGAGCAGATACAGCCCCTCGTACAGTGCGTTGGCGCGGAACATCGGAAAGACGAAATCGCGCACGAATTCCTCGCGCACGTCCTCAATATAGATGTTGTCGGGGTTGATCCCCAGCATCACCGCCTTTTCGCGAGCGGGTTCCAGTTCTTCGCCTTGACCGAGATCGGCAGTGAACGTCACCACCTCGCAACCATATTCGGTCTGAAGCCATT from Roseovarius pelagicus includes the following:
- a CDS encoding argininosuccinate synthase, producing the protein MSAPKKVVLAYSGGLDTSIILKWLQTEYGCEVVTFTADLGQGEELEPAREKAVMLGINPDNIYIEDVREEFVRDFVFPMFRANALYEGLYLLGTSIARPLISKRLVEIAAMTGADAVAHGATGKGNDQVRFELAAYALNPDIKVIAPWREWDLTSRTRLLDFAEKNQIPIAKDKRGEAPFSVDANLLHTSSEGKVLEDPAEAAPDYVYQRTVAPEDAPDTPEFIEVGFERGDAVSINGETLSPATILTRLNELGGKHGIGRLDFVENRFVGMKSRGIYETPGGTVLLEAHRGIEQITLDSGAGHLKDSLMPRYAELIYNGFWFSPEREMLQAAIDKSQEHVTGTVRLKLYKGAATCVGRWSDHSLYSEAHVTFEDDAGAYDQKDAAGFIQLNALRLKLLAARNRRLKG